The Polyangium aurulentum genomic interval GGCGGGCGATCTGGTCGTGGGCTGGCTCAGCGAAGGCGACGCGCGCTTGAGGCTCGCAGCCTGCGACGTCATCCGCGCATCCCCGACCGAGCGCTCGGTCACGGGGCTCGGCCGCGTGCTCGGCGACCCGGACCCGCACGTGCGCGTGGCCGCAGCGATGGCCATGGGAAGCTCGGGGCTCGAGGACGCAGTTTCGCCGCTGCTCGGCCACCTCGACGACAACGCCTTCGAGGTGCGCGTCGAGGTGGTGCGCGCGCTCGGAAGGCTCGGCGATGCGAGGGCCGTCGTGCCGCTCATCGGCAAGGTGCAGGACGCCGTCCCCGAGGTGCGCCGCGCCGTCGCTCGCGCGCTCGGAGAGCTGGCCGATCGCCGCGCCGCGAGCGCGCTGATGCTCTCGTTGCAGGACAGCTCGCAGGACGTGCGCATCGAGGCCGTCACCGCGCTCGGCAAGCTCCGCTCGGACGAGGCCACGGCTGCGATCACGCCGCTCATCGAGGAGTCCGCGCCGAGCGACCTCGCCATCGCGCAGCCAGGCCCGGTGTCGCGACCAGGGCAGGGGGGCGCAGGCACGGGCGAGGTGCGCGCCGCAGCCCTTCGAGCGCTCGGCCGCATCGGATCCGAGGGCGCGATCCGCGCGCTCATCGGCGCGCTCGCGAAGGACGATCCCGCCGCGCCGCGCTCGCCGGTGCGCGAGGCGCTCGTCTCGGCTGGCAAGCCTGCGGTGGGTCAGCTCGTCGCGGTGCTCTCGGGCTCGCCCACGCCGACCACGGCGGCAGGTGCCGCGCTCGCGCTCGGCGGGCTCGGCGCGAAAGAAGGCCTCGATCCGGCAGTGCGCGCGATGCAACGAGGCGTGTTGCCCTTGCGTCACGGGCTGCGCGCGCTCGCGCAGATGGGATCGCCCGAAGCCCTGCCCGCAGTCCTCGAGCTGCTCTCCGACCCGGATCCGGCCGTGCGCCGCGAGGCGATCCGCGCCGCGATCGCGCTGCTCGATCCCGCCCGCCCCGACGGCCGCGCGGTGGATCCTGCGCGCGCGGCGCTGCTCGATGCCGCCACGCCGATCGACGAGAAGATCGACCTCGTGCGCATGCTCGGCCGCACCGGATCGGCCCGCGCGCACGACGTGCTCTTGCCGCTCGCGACCGCGCGATCGCGCTCGCTCAGGCTCGCGGTGCTCGAGAGCCTCGGCGCCCTGGGCGCCGCGTCGCCGAAGGTGGAAGCGGCGCTGCTCGACGCGCTCGACGACGAGTCCTCCGAGGTGCGTCTCGCGGCTGCATCCGCGCTCTCGCGCGCGGCGGGCCCGGGCGCGGCGAACAAGCTGATCGAACGGCTCTCGGTCGCGGCCGAGCAGGATCGCGGGGCGATCGGCCTCGCGCTCGCGGGCGCGCTCTCCCGCGTGACCGATCCCGCCTTCGCGGAGAAGGTGGGCGCGGCTCTCCCCGCGGCGCCCGATGCCGCGCGCGACGCGCTCATCGAGGGTCTCGGCCGCATGCGCGGCGAGGCGGCATCGAAGGTCCTGCGCCGCTTCACGACCTCGGGCATCGACGATCGGCGCAAGGTGGCCGAGGCGCTCGCAGGTCATCCCGAGGCCGCGTCGCAGCTCGTCGCGATGCTCGGCGACGCCGATCCGGGCGTGCGCGCGAATGCGGCGTGGTCGCTCGGCGCCGTGGGAAAGCGCGACGCCATCGCGGCGGTATCGAAGCTGCTCGCGGATCCCGACGTCGCCGTCGCGGGCAACGCAGGCGGGGCGCTCGGGCGCATTGCGGCGCGCGAGGGCGCGGGCGCCGACGTGCGGGCTCCGCTCTGCAAGGCGCTGTCGGATCAGAGGGCGTACGTGCGGGCGAACGCGCTCGCGGGTCTCGGTTTGGCCGGGGCCTCGTGCGATCCCGGCGTC includes:
- a CDS encoding HEAT repeat domain-containing protein; this translates as MSTSRRSPSRRGRFLGALVALSVTLSPLAAAQAFVWPNVPERIARSLASTDVSERRAAAQRIAELTPELGIPLAQRALGDPDVEVRLRAAEAAIVLRMPKAGDLVVGWLSEGDARLRLAACDVIRASPTERSVTGLGRVLGDPDPHVRVAAAMAMGSSGLEDAVSPLLGHLDDNAFEVRVEVVRALGRLGDARAVVPLIGKVQDAVPEVRRAVARALGELADRRAASALMLSLQDSSQDVRIEAVTALGKLRSDEATAAITPLIEESAPSDLAIAQPGPVSRPGQGGAGTGEVRAAALRALGRIGSEGAIRALIGALAKDDPAAPRSPVREALVSAGKPAVGQLVAVLSGSPTPTTAAGAALALGGLGAKEGLDPAVRAMQRGVLPLRHGLRALAQMGSPEALPAVLELLSDPDPAVRREAIRAAIALLDPARPDGRAVDPARAALLDAATPIDEKIDLVRMLGRTGSARAHDVLLPLATARSRSLRLAVLESLGALGAASPKVEAALLDALDDESSEVRLAAASALSRAAGPGAANKLIERLSVAAEQDRGAIGLALAGALSRVTDPAFAEKVGAALPAAPDAARDALIEGLGRMRGEAASKVLRRFTTSGIDDRRKVAEALAGHPEAASQLVAMLGDADPGVRANAAWSLGAVGKRDAIAAVSKLLADPDVAVAGNAGGALGRIAAREGAGADVRAPLCKALSDQRAYVRANALAGLGLAGASCDPGVARDLLLRDRSEAVRGAAADYLWRSLAKSDQGKEADRRALSRCAGEDRNASVALRCARAPQARTGSEDVLVFVAPDGRNEPLPRAPYALVRGDGLLRMGVADRRGAFFELGVPKGTIRLTVPAPLSK